CGATGTGGCGGGAGAACTGCGACGTCGACCTCAACTACCACATTCGCCCGTGGCGGGTGAAGGAGCCGGGTGGGCGTCGCGAACTGGATGAGGCGATCGGCGAGATCGCCAGCACCCCGCTGGACCGGGACCGCCCACTGTGGGAGATGTACTTCGTCGAAGGTCTCGCCAACGGGCGTATCGCCGTTGTCGGCAAGATCCACCACGCGCTGGCCGATGGTGTTGCCTCCGGGAACCTGATGGCGCGCGGGATGGATCTGCAGAGCGGTCCCGACCCGGACCAGGATTTCTCGACCGATCCCTCACCCCGGCGCGGTGAGCTGGTGCGCTCGGCGTTCGCCGACCATTTCCGGCAGATCGCCAAGCTGCCCGGTGTCATCAAGTACACCGCCGACGGTATGGCCCGGGTGCGCCGCAGCAGCCGCAAGCTGTCGCCCGAGCTGACCATGCCCTTCACCCCGCCGCCGTCCTTCCTCAACCACATGCTCACCCCCGAACGACGGTTCGCCACAGCAACTTTGGCGCTCGCCGAAGTCAAAGAGACGAGCAAGCTCCTCGGCGTCACGATCAATGACATGGTGCTGGCCACCGCGGCAGGCGCTCTGCGCACGCTGCTGCTGCGCTACGACGGGGTGGCCGATCACCCGCTGCTGGCGTCGGTGCCGGTGAGCTTCAACTTCGACCCCGATCGGGTGTCGGGCAATTACTTCACCGGCATGATGGTGGCCGTTCCGGTCGATGTCGCCGATCCGCTGGAGCGGGTGCGGCAGACTCACGACGCCGCGGTGCTGGCCAAGGAGAGCCATCAGCTCATCGGGCCGGAACTGATCAGCCGGTGGTCCACCTACCTGCCGCCGGCGCCGGCCCAAGCGCTGTTCAAATGGTTGTCCACCAAGGACGGCCAGAACAAGGT
This is a stretch of genomic DNA from Mycobacterium sp. ELW1. It encodes these proteins:
- a CDS encoding wax ester/triacylglycerol synthase family O-acyltransferase: MKRLRGWDAVLLYSEAPNVHMHTLKVAIIELQDIGDRTFGVEEFRQVIRGRLYKLDPFRYQLVNIPFKFHHPMWRENCDVDLNYHIRPWRVKEPGGRRELDEAIGEIASTPLDRDRPLWEMYFVEGLANGRIAVVGKIHHALADGVASGNLMARGMDLQSGPDPDQDFSTDPSPRRGELVRSAFADHFRQIAKLPGVIKYTADGMARVRRSSRKLSPELTMPFTPPPSFLNHMLTPERRFATATLALAEVKETSKLLGVTINDMVLATAAGALRTLLLRYDGVADHPLLASVPVSFNFDPDRVSGNYFTGMMVAVPVDVADPLERVRQTHDAAVLAKESHQLIGPELISRWSTYLPPAPAQALFKWLSTKDGQNKVLNLPISNVPGPREHGRVGGALVTEIYSVGPLTTGSGMNITVWSYVDQLNISVLTDSITVGDPHEVTEAMLAAFSEIRVAAGLSGELAVVETAMAQA